In Acidimicrobiales bacterium, the following are encoded in one genomic region:
- a CDS encoding VOC family protein, translating to MGLSSYRLNASIAVTDMTRAEEFYEGKLGLSAVRTGADGSKVYASAGDESLEVYPSPDHAGRSTATLATWHVDDVEQTVDELTSNGVTFEQYEGVLETGFDYGTDEKGISPRAGGGKVAWFKDPDGNIFSIEGDH from the coding sequence ATGGGCTTGAGCAGCTACAGACTGAACGCGTCGATCGCGGTGACCGACATGACCCGGGCCGAGGAGTTCTACGAAGGCAAGCTCGGTCTCTCGGCGGTACGGACCGGGGCTGACGGAAGCAAGGTCTATGCGTCAGCCGGTGACGAATCGCTGGAGGTCTACCCATCTCCGGACCACGCCGGTCGGTCGACCGCGACCCTGGCCACCTGGCACGTCGACGACGTCGAGCAGACGGTCGACGAGCTGACCTCGAACGGCGTGACCTTCGAGCAATACGAAGGCGTGCTCGAGACCGGCTTCGACTACGGCACGGACGAGAAGGGGATCTCACCCCGCGCCGGCGGCGGCAAAGTCGCCTGGTTCAAGGATCCCGACGGGAACATCTTTTCGATCGAGGGTGATCACTAG